Proteins encoded in a region of the Saccharomyces eubayanus strain FM1318 chromosome V, whole genome shotgun sequence genome:
- the GDI1 gene encoding Gdi1p, which yields MDQETIDTDYDVIVLGTGITECILSGLLSVDGKKVLHIDKQDHYGGEAASVTLSQLYEKFKQNPISKEEREAKFGKDRDWNVDLIPKFLMANGELTNILIHTDVTRYVDFKQVSGSYVFKQGKIYKVPANELEAISSPLMGIFEKRRMKKFLEWISSYNEDEMSSHQGLDLDKNTMDEVYYKFGLGNSTKEFIGHAMALWTNDDYLQQPARPSFERILLYCQSVARYGKSPYLYPMYGLGELPQGFARLSAIYGGTYMLDTPIDEVLYKEDTGKFEGVKTKLGTFKAPLVIADPTYFPEKCKSTGQRVIRAICILNHPVPNTSNADSLQIIIPQSQLGRKSDIYIAIVSDAHNVCSKGHYLAIISTIIETDKPHIELEPAFKLLGPIEEKFMGIAELFEPKEDGSKDNIYLSRSYDASSHFESMTDDVKDIYFRVTGHPLVLKQRQEQEKQ from the coding sequence ATGGATCAAGAGACTATTGATACAGACTACGACGTGATTGTCCTAGGTACCGGTATTACCGAGTGTATCCTATCTGGTTTACTCTCTGTagatggaaaaaaagtattgCATATCGACAAGCAAGACCATTATGGTGGTGAAGCTGCTTCTGTGACCTTATCTCAACtgtatgaaaaatttaaacaGAATCCTATCAGTAAAGAGGAACGGGAAGCAAAGTTTGGTAAAGATAGAGATTGGAATGTCGACTTGATTCCTAAATTCCTAATGGCCAATGGGGAACTTACAAACATTTTAATACATACTGATGTGACTAGATACGTTGACTTCAAGCAAGTGTCCGGTTCCTACGTGTTCAAGCAAGGTAAAATCTACAAAGTTCCGGCTAATGAATTAGAAGCCATTTCATCACCATTGATGGGTATTTTCGAAAAGCGtagaatgaagaaatttttggaatggATTAGCTCTTATAACGAGGACGAAATGTCTTCTCATCAAGGTTTGGATTTGGATAAGAATACCATGGATGAAGTGTACTACAAATTCGGCCTAGGTAACTCTACCAAAGAATTCATCGGCCACGCAATGGCTTTGTGGACCAATGACGACTATTTGCAACAACCAGCTAGACCATCATTCGAGAGAATTCTATTATATTGCCAAAGTGTTGCCCGTTACGGTAAATCACCATATTTGTATCCTATGTACGGATTGGGCGAACTCCCACAAGGGTTTGCTCGTTTATCGGCTATTTACGGTGGTACTTATATGCTGGATACACCAATTGATGAAGTGTTGTACAAAGAAGATACAGGTAAGTTCGAAGGTGTCAAAACTAAACTCGGAACTTTCAAAGCTCCATTAGTAATCGCTGATCCAACTTACTTCCCTGAAAAATGTAAATCTACTGGCCAAAGAGTCATCAGAGCCATTTGTATTTTAAATCACCCAGTTCCAAACACTAGTAACGCGGATTCTTTACAAATCATCATTCCACAAAGTCAACTGGGCAGAAAGAGTGATATATACATTGCCATTGTTTCAGATGCGCACAACGTTTGCTCTAAGGGTCATTATCTAGCCATTATTTCCACAATCATCGAAACTGATAAACCACATATAGAATTAGAACCTGCCTTTAAGCTTCTAGGACCCATTGAGGAAAAGTTCATGGGTATTGCTGAATTGTTTGAACCAAAGGAAGACGGGTCCAAGGATAACATTTACTTGTCCAGATCTTACGATGCATCTTCCCACTTTGAATCCATGACTGATGATGTCAAAGATATCTACTTTAGAGTAACAGGCCATCCATTAGTTTTGAAACAAAGACAAGAACaggaaaaacaataa
- the RTR1 gene encoding RNA polymerase II subunit B1 CTD phosphatase RTR1: MATIEDIKEAALIPFQKHRQLSIHEAEVITLEIIGLLCDSECKDEETLKYLSRFLTPDMYQDLVDERNLNKRCGYPLCGTAPERIRDPFSMNDTTKKFLLENNPYAYLSHYCSKFHFRCSQFYQVQLSDEALFARTGIHLFEDPEQDKHDVDFKITLFEELLREKASEDDIKSLISGLKKLGLNPDDDNTDKSDAELEDDLSKWLAQIKIVENDNPSVLGDFTREE, from the coding sequence ATGGCGACGATTGAAGATATAAAGGAAGCGGCGTTAATCCCTTTCCAAAAGCACAGGCAACTTTCCATACATGAAGCAGAGGTAATAACTCTAGAGATCATCGGTCTACTGTGTGATTCAGAGTGTAAGGATGAGGAAACATTGAAGTATTTGAGTCGATTTCTCACTCCCGATATGTATCAAGACCTCGTGGACGAGAGGAATCTAAACAAAAGGTGCGGATATCCCCTTTGTGGGACAGCACCAGAACGGATACGTGATcccttttcaatgaatgacaCTACCAAGAAGTTTTTATTGGAAAATAACCCATATGCATATTTATCACACTATTGTAGCAAATTTCACTTTAGATGCTCCCAGTTTTACCAAGTACAGCTATCAGATGAAGCATTATTTGCCCGTACGGGGATTCATTTGTTTGAAGACCCCGAACAGGACAAGCATGATGtagatttcaaaataacCTTGTTTGAGGAGTTATTAAGGGAAAAGGCATCTGAAGATGACATCAAATCGTTGATATCAGgtctaaaaaaattaggGTTGAATcctgatgatgataatacAGATAAAAGCGATGCAGAATTAGAAGACGATCTATCAAAATGGTTAGCCCAAATTAAGattgttgaaaatgataatCCAAGCGTTTTAGGCGATTTCACCAGGGAGGAATGA
- the EMP65 gene encoding Emp65p, producing the protein MQNKDTGVAKDTVKKRLHRRNSAPSAIHIISQLDRKWSFLWNTIDRRKSVEGKEDRSEAEREDEQEDDYELEQLLNMVRIPMFLEKFMLFALLTSLDCFLYYFTVLPIRLIKGYVKQFKKYRQHYRLQQRSGHIPNVPFRYEITSREYKERCMIFIIAISSILLSKLDTSKLYHRIKRQSTMKLYMLFSVLEMADKMLASLGQSLLTVMLSKKSSTRILPHKCLLLSICLAYVTIHGYVLVYQAISINIAVNSYSNALLTLLLSMQFAEIKSSVLKKFDKEGFFQITIADVVERFKLTLLLSIIGVRNLRSWTSSLSSTSINLWSLRSPVTVVINILCGPMVSVVGSEVIVDWAKHAYITKFNRIRPQIYDKFYYIIYKDYSTRTHKLEDRLGLSLPAFVVLFIVMVRPTLFKSPESSYLPLLFRVFFIGASVFSLALLTKFVLDLILIKWGKRIEQQSKYQNLNTAVTENEYVPGLLSGGMGKIDIATRITLHSEHNKENQLGTPPTSPIRKKENILPGLRTPPSINDIRRQKDSKSPRSLENVARYKMVSKRIW; encoded by the coding sequence ATGCAAAACAAGGATACGGGAGTAGCGAAGGACACAGTTAAAAAGCGTTTACATAGAAGGAATAGTGCACCGTCAGCTATACACATAATATCTCAACTGGACAGAAAATGGTCCTTCCTATGGAACACTATTGATAGACGCAAGAGTGTTGAAGGGAAAGAAGATAGGAGTGAAGCGGAACGTGAGGATGAACAGGAAGATGATTATGAATTAGAGCAATTGCTAAACATGGTAAGGATACCCATGTTTTTGGAGAAATTCATGCTCTTTGCACTTTTGACAAGTTTGGACTGTTTCTTGTATTACTTTACAGTGTTACCGATAAGATTGATTAAGGGGTACGTAAAGCAGTTTAAGAAGTATCGTCAACATTACCGCTTGCAACAGAGATCTGGACACATACCAAACGTACCATTTAGATACGAGATAACCTCAAGGGAATATAAAGAAAGGTGTATGATTTTCATCATAGCAATTTCGTCTATTTTGTTGAGCAAATTGGATACCTCAAAACTGTACCACAGGATAAAGCGACAGAGTACGATGAAACTGTATATGCTTTTCAGTGTGCTGGAAATGGCAGACAAAATGTTGGCAAGCTTAGGTCAAAGCCTGCTAACCGTTAtgctttccaaaaaaagttctACACGCATACTGCCGCATAAATGCTTATTGTTGTCAATATGCTTGGCATATGTTACAATACATGGTTATGTATTGGTTTACCAAGCGATCTCAATAAACATAGCCGTAAATTCATATTCCAATGCTTTGTTAACTTTGTTACTATCTATGCAATTCGCAGAGATTAAATCATctgtattgaaaaaatttgataaagaagggtttttccaaattacTATTGCAGACGTGGTGGAGAGATTTAAACTAACACTGTTATTGTCAATAATTGGTGTGAGAAACCTTCGATCATGGACATCTTCACTATCAAGTACAAGTATCAATTTATGGAGTCTACGGTCACCAGTAACAGTAGTCATCAACATCCTCTGCGGGCCAATGGTTAGCGTCGTTGGAAGTGAAGTAATAGTGGATTGGGCCAAGCACGCCTACATCACGAAGTTCAATCGGATCCGTCCACAGATATACGATAAGTTCTATTACATCATATACAAAGACTACTCCACAAGAACGCACAAGCTAGAAGATAGATTAGGATTGTCTTTACCTGCGTTTGTTGTACTATTCATTGTCATGGTCAGGCCGACGCTTTTCAAATCACCGGAGTCCTCTTACCTTCCATTATTATTCAGGGTTTTCTTCATAGGTGCATCGGTGTTTTCGTTAGCCTTACTGACCAAATTTGTGCTGGATCTTATCCTAATCAAATGGGGCAAACGCATCGAGCAACAGtccaaatatcaaaatctCAACACAGCGGTCacagaaaatgaatacGTCCCGGGGCTACTCTCGGGTGGCATGGGCAAGATCGACATCGCTACAAGAATTACATTGCATTCAGAAcacaacaaagaaaatcaacTAGGGACCCCGCCAACGTCTCCAATAcggaaaaaggaaaatattTTGCCTGGCCTACGTACTCCTCCCAGTATCAATGACATTAGAAGACAAAAGGACTCCAAAAGCCCACGGTCACTCGAGAATGTCGCTCGTTATAAGATGGTTTCTAAAAGAATATGGTAG
- the COX15 gene encoding Cox15p, with amino-acid sequence MLFRNIEVGRQAARLLTRTSSRLAWQSVTTSRAISSIKQQVRKVPSFSFKTSTSTRPFSFSSPVLRPHVASESNPMESRLKTSKNVAYWLIGTSGLVFGIVVLGGLTRLTESGLSITEWKPITGTLPPMNQKEWEEEFIKYRESPEFKLLNSHIDLDEFKFIFFMEWIHRLWGRAIGAVFILPAVYFAVSKKTSGHVNKRLFGLAGLLGLQGFVGWWMVKSGLDQEQLDARKSKPTVSQYRLTTHLGTAFFLYMGMLWTGLEILRECKWVKNPVQALSLFKKLDSPAIGPMRKISLGLLAVSFLTAMSGGMVAGLDAGWIYNTWPKMGEQWFPSSRELMDENFSRREDKKDLWWRNLLENPVTVQLVHRTCAYVAFTSVLAAHMYAIKKKAVIPKNAVTSLHVMMGVVTLQATLGILTILYLVPVSLASIHQAGALALLTSSLVFASQLRKPRAPLRNMIITLPHSSKVTSGKILSEASKLASRPL; translated from the coding sequence ATGCTTTTTAGAAACATAGAAGTAGGTAGACAAGCAGCCAGGTTATTAACGAGAACCTCGAGTCGTTTGGCCTGGCAAAGTGTCACGACCTCGAGAGCCATTTCTTCTATTAAACAACAGGTGAGGAAGGTTCCATCATTTAGTTTTAAGACATCTACGAGCACCCGtcctttttccttttcttcccCTGTTTTGAGACCACACGTTGCTTCAGAGTCAAACCCTATGGAATCGCgtttgaaaacttcaaagaATGTCGCTTACTGGTTAATCGGAACTTCTGGACTGGTTTTTGGTATAGTTGTTCTTGGTGGGTTGACTAGGCTGACGGAATCAGGGTTGAGTATTACAGAATGGAAGCCTATTACAGGTACGCTGCCTCCTATGAACCAGAAGGAATGGGAAGAAGAGTTTATCAAGTATAGGGAGTCGCCAGAATTCAAGTTATTGAACTCCCATATCGATTTGGACGAATTCAagtttatcttttttatgGAATGGATTCACAGGTTATGGGGCCGTGCCATTGGTGCAGTTTTCATCTTACCAGCCGTTTATTTTGCCGTGTCCAAGAAAACCTCAGGCCATGTCAATAAAAGGTTGTTTGGATTAGCAGGTTTATTGGGGTTGCAGGGATTCGTTGGCTGGTGGATGGTGAAATCCGGTCTTGATCAAGAACAACTAGATGCGAGAAAATCAAAGCCCACTGTTTCTCAGTACAGATTGACTACACATCTAGGTACCGCTTTCTTCCTGTACATGGGTATGCTTTGGACTGGTTTAGAGATTTTGAGAGAATGTAAATGGGTCAAAAATCCTGTCCAAGCCTTAagccttttcaaaaaattggatAGCCCGGCAATTGGCCCAATGAGAAAGATATCTTTGGGTTTATTGGCGGTGTCTTTTCTGACCGCCATGAGCGGTGGGATGGTTGCCGGTTTGGATGCCGGTTGGATCTATAACACTTGGCCCAAAATGGGCGAACAGTGGTTCCCTAGTTCTCGTGAATTAATGGACGAGAATTTCTCTCGGAGagaagacaagaaagaTTTATGGTGGAGAAATTTGCTAGAAAATCCAGTTACAGTTCAGTTGGTACATAGAACCTGTGCCTACGTTGCATTCACATCTGTGTTAGCTGCCCATATGTATgccatcaagaagaaggctGTTATTCCCAAAAACGCAGTGACTTCCTTACATGTCATGATGGGCGTCGTTACATTACAGGCCACCCTTGGTATTTTAACTATATTGTATCTAGTCCCAGTTTCATTAGCCTCTATCCATCAAGCTGGTGCTTTGGCATTGCTTACAAGTTCTTTGGTTTTCGCCTCTCAACTAAGAAAACCAAGAGCTCCACTGAGAAACATGATCATTACTTTGCCACATTCAAGCAAAGTCACAAGTGGCAAAATTTTAAGCGAAGCTTCCAAGCTAGCCTCAAGACCATTATAG
- the MAG1 gene encoding DNA-3-methyladenine glycosylase II, with protein sequence MRRRSYILHFKLYAQTGRFQSMKLKRDHNELTKADNNADGISKELESPLVEVALPEDYIARHEEKFNVACQHILERDPSLLPHIKNNEFSLYLRKTQVPNTLEDYFTRLASTIISQQISGLAAKSIKGRVVDHYGGTFPDYKVLFEDFKDPIKNAEIAKCGLSKRKMTYLESLAAYFTESNKEIEKIFGQEDNDEAVVDSLVTNVKGIGPWSAKMFLMSGLKRMDIFAPEDLGIARGFSRYLSDKPELEKELMRERGEVKKSKIKHKKYNWKIYDDDIMQKCSERFAPYRSVFMFILWRLSSTNIEAMMKAEKDFVKS encoded by the coding sequence ATGAGAAGGAGAAGCTACATTCTCCATTTTAAACTATATGCTCAGACAGGAAGGTTCCAATCaatgaaattaaaaagaGACCACAATGAGCTAACAAAGGCAGACAATAATGCCGATGGCATATCGAAAGAATTAGAGTCTCCATTGGTGGAGGTCGCCCTTCCCGAGGATTATATTGCTAGACATGAAGAAAAGTTCAACGTAGCTTGCCAACACATTTTGGAGAGAGACCCGTCGCTTTTACCTCATATAAAGAATAACGAATTTTCGCTATATTTGAGGAAGACCCAAGTCCCTAATACACTTGAGGACTACTTTACAAGACTTGCCAGTACGATCATATCTCAGCAGATTAGTGGCCTAGCAGCGAAGAGTATTAAAGGAAGAGTTGTTGACCATTATGGCGGTACGTTTCCGGACTACAAAGTGCTTTTCGAGGACTTTAAAGACCCAATTAAAAACGCAGAAATTGCAAAGTGTGGGTtaagtaaaagaaaaatgacatACTTGGAATCTCTTGCAGCGTACTTTACTGAAAGCAATAAggagattgaaaaaatttttggccAAGAAGATAATGATGAGGCGGTGGTTGACAGTCTAGTTACAAATGTTAAGGGGATTGGTCCATGGAGTGCTAAAATGTTCTTGATGTCGGGGCTGAAAAGAATGGATATATTCGCTCCAGAAGATCTGGGTATTGCCAGAGGATTTTCAAGATATCTTTCAGATAAGCCAGAACTAGAAAAGGAACTGATGCGTGAAAGGGGGGAAGTTAAAAAGagtaaaataaaacataaaaaatataactGGAAGATATATGACGATGACATAATGCAGAAATGCTCGGAAAGATTTGCACCTTATAGGTCTGTGTTTATGTTCATACTGTGGAGGCTCTCGAGCACAAATATTGAAGCTATGATGAAGGCAGAAAAGGATTTTGTGAAATCTTAA
- the DDI1 gene encoding Ddi1p yields the protein MDLTISNEITGEIYGPIEVSEDMALTDLIALLQADCGFDKAKHDLYYNMDILDSSKTQSLKELGLKTDDLLLIRGKISDSIQTDATNMSDEVFVEQFRQELLSNQMLRSHLVSQIPGLNDLVNDQQLFKERLGPLILQRRYGGQSTAMNPFGIPQDEYNRLMSNPDDPDNKKRIAELVDQQAIDEQLRNAIEYTPEVFTQVPMLYISIEINNYPVKAFVDTGAQTTIMSTRLAEKTGLTKMIDKRFIGEARGVGTGKIIGKIHQAQVKIETQYIPCSFTVLDTDIDVLIGLDMLKRHLACVDLKDNVLKIADVETKFLSEAEIPKSFQEELPGPTSVASSSNKPAAPTKTSSSLQPQPGAVPALAPKTGVRPTATGRTTAGVTRMFPENTIKQLMDLGFSRDAVVKALKQTNGNAEFAASLLFQ from the coding sequence ATGGATTTGACGATTTCAAACGAGATTACTGGTGAAATATACGGGCCAATAGAAGTAAGTGAGGACATGGCTTTGACTGATTTAATAGCGTTACTCCAGGCCGATTGTGGGTTTGACAAGGCAAAGCACGACCTATACTATAATATGGATATCTTAGACTCAAGCAAAACtcaatctttgaaagaattagGGCTCAAAACTGATGACTTACTATTGATTAGAGGCAAGATTTCTGATTCTATTCAAACAGATGCTACCAATATGTCCGACGAGGTATTCGTTGAACAATTCAGACAGGAGTTGCTGAGTAATCAAATGCTCAGATCACATCTTGTATCTCAAATCCCCGGATTGAATGATTTAGTAAATGACCAACAGCTCTTTAAGGAACGATTGGGCCCGCTCATCTTGCAGAGACGTTATGGTGGTCAAAGCACCGCAATGAACCCGTTTGGCATTCCGCAAGATGAATATAATAGGCTAATGTCTAATCCTGACGACCCTGacaataaaaagagaatagCAGAGCTTGTCGACCAACAAGCGATCGATGAACAGTTGCGCAATGCCATCGAATATACACCAGAAGTATTCACTCAAGTCCCCATGCTTTATATTAGTATCGAAATCAATAACTATCCTGTCAAAGCATTTGTAGACACTGGTGCCCAAACAACCATCATGTCCACCAGATTAGCGGAGAAGACCGGCCTAACGAAAATGATTGACAAGAGGTTTATTGGGGAAGCTCGTGGTGTAGGAACAGGTAAAATCATTGGTAAGATCCACCAAGCTCAAGTCAAGATAGAAACGCAGTATATTCCATGTAGTTTTACTGTCCTAGATACAGACATTGATGTTCTAATTGGATTAGACATGTTAAAAAGACATTTGGCTTGCGTAGACTTGAAAGATAATGTTCTCAAGATAGCTGATGTGGAGACAAAGTTTCTAAGTGAAGCAGAAATACCAAAAAGTTTTCAGGAGGAATTACCAGGACCAACGTCGGTCGCATCTTCGTCTAACAAGCCTGCTGCACCTACCAAGACAAGCTCTAGTTTGCAGCCGCAACCCGGTGCTGTACCGGCGCTTGCTCCAAAGACAGGCGTAAGACCAACGGCTACAGGAAGAACCACAGCTGGTGTTACGAGAATGTTCCCTGAAAACACAATCAAACAGCTTATGGACTTGGGATTTTCTAGGGACGCTGTTGTCAAGGCCTTAAAACAGACTAATGGGAATGCAGAATTTGCAGCATCGCTCCTTTTCCAATGA
- the UBP5 gene encoding putative ubiquitin-specific protease UBP5, whose amino-acid sequence MGSEQPYSEAGESTKDRFSRLTHLVQEFLQDDDVPQEFVPLLQECAEIWASYTDACHDIAMQAPREDAGHLSKAYLRLNETAFIYYMIVHTILNDSVPKLGGFSNADDKNAWHLYTERLRALQNDPNIGKIRSVIGNYPKLAPLQSIDPSKLSSLLHFHDDAFLLVDVRPRPEFVKAHIKCKHIICIEPVSFKDSYTDQLVERVSLTTSPQLEIELFSKRNTFKYIVLYTDTQSQGDFQQRQTRILANILSQHSVAKVLILEKGFSNWVKLGGAYQTFSAGQTQLASPSPLPSSAIPGTSAGSFSQTSRSPPRGKSPTLVSMKAQSQPLQATVQTPQVPLYYPEVATLSHFNKDSSVLHTLSPHPLIAVPKEKPSTFVHDKVTSIETLSPGPQLHQANVIPPRIPPLPQQNLSLSRPPVQNSPQIFDLDFIVGLENMGNCCYMNCILQCMVGTHDLTRMFLDNTYLNFINFDNMRGSKGLLAKNFANLVHTMHRHGAFKSPNARIAPVQTIQFKKTCGHINSIYSDSMQQDCQEFCQFLLDGLHEDLNQNGGKKHLKQLSEEEERMRENMSIRKASALEWERFLLTDFSAVIDLFQGQYASRLQCQACEHTSTTYQTFSVLSVPVPRIMTCNVLDCFREFTKCEKLGIGEQWSCSKCLKKQPSTKQLKITRLPKKLIINLKRFDNQMNKNNVFVQYPCFLDLTPYWARAFNHEAIIDEDIPTRGQIPPFRYRLYGVACHSGSLYGGHYTSYVFKGPQKGWYFFDDTIYRPIRFNNEFITPNAYVLFYERIF is encoded by the coding sequence ATGGGCTCAGAGCAACCGTACAGCGAGGCCGGAGAATCCACCAAAGATCGGTTCAGCAGGCTGACGCATCTCGTGCAGGAGTTCCTGCAAGATGACGACGTGCCACAAGAGTTCGTGCCCTTGCTCCAAGAGTGCGCAGAGATATGGGCCAGCTATACAGACGCATGCCACGACATAGCTATGCAGGCTCCCAGAGAGGACGCTGGCCATTTGTCGAAGGCGTACCTCCGGTTGAATGAAACGGCGTTCATTTACTACATGATTGTGCACACGATCTTGAACGATAGTGTTCCTAAGCTAGGCGGGTTCTCGAACGCCGACGACAAGAATGCTTGGCATTTGTATACTGAGAGGCTTCGCGCTTTACAGAACGACCCTAATATTGGGAAAATACGTAGCGTTATTGGAAACTACCCTAAACTGGCGCCCTTGCAATCTATAGACCCCAGCAAGTTGAGCTCGTTGTTGCATTTCCATGACGACGCATTCTTGCTCGTCGATGTGCGGCCCAGACCCGAATTCGTCAAGGCCCACATCAAATGCAAACATATTATATGCATCGAACCCGTTTCGTTCAAGGACTCTTATACAGACCAGCTGGTGGAAAGGGTCTCCTTGACCACGTCACCACAGCTGGAAATTGAACTCTtctccaaaagaaacacGTTCAAATACATCGTACTCTACACTGATACGCAATCGCAAGGAGACTTCCAGCAAAGGCAAACACGCATTCTTGCCAACATTTTGTCCCAACATTCTGTAGCGAAGGTGctcattttggaaaaagggTTTTCCAACTGGGTCAAACTAGGTGGCGCCTACCAAACGTTTTCTGCTGGACAAACTCAACTCGCATCGCCGTCTCCGTTGCCATCCTCTGCCATTCCAGGCACATCTGCAGGTTCATTTAGCCAGACTTCTCGCTCTCCGCCCAGGGGGAAAAGTCCCACTTTAGTGTCAATGAAGGCGCAATCTCAACCTTTACAAGCAACCGTCCAGACTCCTCAAGTGCCCTTATACTACCCAGAAGTGGCCACCTTATCACATTTTAATAAAGACTCTTCCGTTTTGCACACCCTCAGCCCTCATCCTTTAATTGCCGTCCCCAAGGAAAAGCCATCAACGTTTGTCCATGATAAGGTTACCAGCATAGAAACGCTGTCTCCAGGTCCTCAGCTACATCAGGCCAATGTGATTCCGCCGCGTATTCCGCCTTTACCGCAACAGAATTTGTCGCTCTCCAGGCCGCCTGTTCAGAACAGCCCACAGATTTTTGACTTGGATTTTATTGTGGGGTTAGAAAATATGGGCAATTGCTGCTACATGAATTGCATACTTCAATGTATGGTAGGTACGCACGACTTGACTCGAATGTTTTTGGACAACACTTACCTTAATTTTATCAACTTCGATAATATGAGAGGTTCCAAGGGATTGTTAGCTAAAAACTTTGCCAATTTGGTTCATACTATGCACAGGCATGGTGCGTTCAAGTCTCCGAATGCGAGAATAGCCCCGGTCCAGACCATCCAATTTAAGAAGACTTGTGGCCATATCAACTCTATTTACAGCGATTCGATGCAGCAGGATTGTCAAGAATTCTGTCAGTTTTTACTCGACGGATTACATGAAGATTTAAATCAAAATGGTGGCAAAAAACATCTGAAACAACTgtctgaagaagaggaacGGATGAGAGAAAACATGTCTATACGGAAAGCTAGCGCTCTTGAATGGGAAAGATTTTTGCTAACTGATTTCAGCGCAGTAATAGATCTGTTTCAAGGACAGTACGCGTCTAGATTACAATGCCAGGCCTGTGAACATACTTCTACGACATACCAAactttttctgttctttcCGTCCCTGTCCCACGCATTATGACCTGTAACGTGTTGGATTGTTTTAGAGAATTCACtaaatgtgaaaaattaggCATCGGTGAACAATGGTCGTGTTCTAAATGTCTAAAAAAGCAACCTTCCACTAAGCAACTTAAGATTACCAGGTTGCCCAAAAAACTGATCATTAATCTGAAGAGATTTGATAACcaaatgaataaaaacaaCGTGTTTGTACAGTATCCTTGTTTCTTGGATCTTACACCATACTGGGCCAGAGCTTTCAATCATGAAGCCATAATTGATGAGGACATTCCCACCAGAGGCCAAATTCCGCCATTCAGATATAGGTTATACGGGGTTGCGTGCCATTCAGGAAGCTTATATGGTGGCCATTACACATCATATGTCTTTAAGGGTCCTCAGAAAGGTTGGTACTTTTTCGATGACACAATTTATCGACCTATAAGGTTTAATAATGAATTTATTACACCAAATGCAtatgttttattttacGAAAGAATCTTTTGA